In the Haemorhous mexicanus isolate bHaeMex1 chromosome 16, bHaeMex1.pri, whole genome shotgun sequence genome, agagaagggaacaaaagggcatctctgcagaaaactttgctgggaaatcctttatttcctttaaagcTACGGAGAGCGCCTCCCCTCATTGACACAGCCTGTGTCCACAGGGAAggtggaaagaaacaaaatgagaaatggcacAAATTATGACATTTTTTTGTGGACAATATTAAAGGTAAAACACATAAAAAGAACCTCCAAAATGAAACCAACAAGAAATATAAAAGATTACTTTTATTACAAGTGATTTGCAGAAACTGGCCAGCAGTTTAATGTTTCCAAAACCATCCAGTCATCAGTgtccacactgcagccttgagctcctggttcctcaggctgtagatgagggggttcagggctggaggcaccaccgagtacagaactgacagggccagatccagggatggggaggagataGGTGGGGGCTTCAGGTGGGCAAATATGGCAGTGCTAACTAACATTGagaccacagccaggtgagggaggcaggtggaaaaggctttgtgccgtccctgctcagaggggatcctcagcacagccctgaagatctgcacataggagaaaacaatgaacacaaaacaaccgAGTCCTAAACAGACACTAACAGCAAGAAGCCAAAGTTCCCTGGTGTTggagtgtgagcaggagagTTTGAGGATCTGTGGGATTTCACAAAAGAACTCAcccagggcattgccatggcacaggggcagggaaaatgtattggctgtgtgcagcagtgaatagagaaagacactggcccaggcagctgctgccatgtgggcacaagctctgctgcccaggagggtcccgtagtgcaggggtttgcagatggacacg is a window encoding:
- the LOC132334770 gene encoding olfactory receptor 14C36-like, which encodes MSNSSSIRHFLLLALADTRQLQFLHFCLLLAISLAALLGNGLIISAVACGHHLHTPMLFFLLNLALTDLGSICTTVPKAMHNSLWDTRTISYSGCAAQLFFFVFFFSVEFFLLTIMCYDRYVSICKPLHYGTLLGSRACAHMAAAAWASVFLYSLLHTANTFSLPLCHGNALGEFFCEIPQILKLSCSHSNTRELWLLAVSVCLGLGCFVFIVFSYVQIFRAVLRIPSEQGRHKAFSTCLPHLAVVSMLVSTAIFAHLKPPPISSPSLDLALSVLYSVVPPALNPLIYSLRNQELKAAVWTLMTGWFWKH